A window from Manis javanica isolate MJ-LG chromosome 10, MJ_LKY, whole genome shotgun sequence encodes these proteins:
- the LOC140843776 gene encoding olfactory receptor 6C2-like, protein MRNHTSLTSFILLGLTDDPQLQILIFIFLLITYMLSVTGNLSIIILTLVDSHLKTAMYFFLQNFSLLEISFTSACIPRFLYSISTGDRTVTYNACVCQLFFTYVFGVTEFFLLATISFDRYVAICKPLHYMTIMNYRVCKRLIFCCWVTTLLIILPPLSLGLDLEFCASNAIDHFACDAKPILKISCSDTWFIEQMVIICSVMVFIVTLVCVVLSYMYIIRTILRLPSAQQRTRAFSTCSSHIIVVSITYGSCIFVYIKPSAKDEMAINKGVTILTTSISPMLNPFIYTLRNKQVKQAFNDLVKRFILLSKN, encoded by the coding sequence ATGAGAAACCACACATCTCTAACCAGTTTCATCCTTCTGGGATTGACAGATGACCCTCAGctacagattctgatttttatatttctactgatcACCTACATGTTGAGTGTAACTGGAAACCTGAGCATCATCATCCTCACATTAGTGGATTCTCACCTTAAAACTGCAATgtacttttttctccaaaatttctcTTTGTTAGAAATCTCATTCACTTCTGCCTGCATTCCTAGATTCTTGTACAGTATATCAACAGGTGACAGGACTGTTACATATAATGCTTGTGTATGCCAACtattttttacatatgtttttggaGTAACggaattttttctcctggctACCATTTCCTTTGATCGATAtgtagccatctgcaaacccctgcattacATGACTATTATGAACTACAGGGTCTGCAAAAGGCTAATCTTCTGCTGTTGGGTGACTACTCTGCTGATCATATTGCCACCACTTAGCTTGGGACTGGACCTGGAATTCTGTGCCTCTAATGCCATTGACCACTTTGCATGTGATGCTAAGCCAATATTGAAGATCTCATGCTCAGATACATGGTTCATAGAGCAGATGGTCATTATCTGCTCTGTGATGGTTTTTATTGTGACTctggtgtgtgtggttctgtccTACATGTACATCATCAGAACAATTTTAAGActtccctctgcccagcagaggacaagagccttttccacctgttctTCCCACATTATTGTGGTTTCTatcacctatggcagctgcatctttgtttatatcaaacCTTCAGCAAAAGATGAAATGGCCATTAATAAGGGAGTAACTATACTcactacttccatttcccccatgttaaacccattcatttacactctgaggaacaaacaagtgaaacaaGCCTTTAACGACTTAGTCAAAAGATTTATACTGCTGTCAAAGAATTAG